In one window of Henckelia pumila isolate YLH828 chromosome 1, ASM3356847v2, whole genome shotgun sequence DNA:
- the LOC140882656 gene encoding ABC transporter G family member 7 isoform X2: MLRIGGKGGRGGLGQILAAVAAALLLRLVSSPGPELLEPEEADEEKEGEAPARGKVEPVTIKWSHINCSLSDKSSKSVRFLLKNVSGEAKPGRLLAIMGPSGSGKTTLLNVLAGQIVASPRLHLSGLLEVNGRPFSNKAYKLAFVRQEDLFFSQLTVRETLSLAAELQLQDISSVQERDEYVDDLLFKLGLVNCADSRVGDAKVRGISGGEKKRLSLACELIASPSVIFADEPTTGLDAFQAEKVMETLRKLAQDGHTVICSIHQPRGSVYAKFDDIVLLTEGSLVYAGPAHDESLSYFSKFGYTCPDHVNPAEFLADLISVDYSSAESVYASQKRIDGLVESFAELTSSTVYATPLTRPDPKNIKLRKKIVAKSKGDWWRQFRLLLKRAWLQACRDGPTNKIRARMSIASALIFGSVFWRMGRSQTSIQDRMGLLQVAAINTAMAALTKTVGVFPKERAIVDRERAKGSYSLGPYLLSKLLAEVPVGAAFPLLFGTILYPMTLLHPAMSRFGKFCGVVTIESFAASAMGLTVGAMVPTTEAALALGPSAMTLFIVFGGYYVNAENTPIIFRWIPRVSLIRWAFQGLCINEFSGLQFDHQHSFDVQSGEQALERLSFGGSRIKDTVIAQSRILLFWYYTTYLLLEKNKPKYQRLEAPPLNQIQPPTKLKHPESDSEDSFQPPESPVFDQGSNPKEMPVQ; encoded by the exons ATGCTCAGAATTGGCGGGAAAGGCGGTCGCGGCGGACTAGGCCAGATCCTGGCAGCGGTCGCGGCGGCGCTGCTACTCCGCCTGGTTTCCTCCCCGGGACCAGAGCTCCTGGAGCCGGAGGAGGCGGATGAAGAGAAGGAAGGAGAAGCCCCGGCGAGAGGGAAAGTTGAGCCGGTCACTATCAAGTGGAGCCACATCAACTGCTCTCTCTCTGATAAATCCTCTAAATCG GTGAGATTTTTGCTAAAAAATGTTAGTGGAGAGGCAAAACCTGGTAGGTTGCTCGCTATAATGGGTCCATCTGGATCTGGGAAGACTACTTTGCTCAATGTTTTGGCAGGTCAGATAGTTGCATCACCCAGATTACACCTGTCTGGACTTTTGGAAGTTAATGGACGACCATTTTCCAATAAAGCATACAA GTTAGCCTTTGTTAGGCAGGAGGATCTTTTTTTCTCTCAGTTGACTGTTCGAGAAACACTCTCTCTTGCTGCTGAACTCCAGCTGCAGGATATATCTTCAGTACAAGAGAGAGATGAATATGTAGATGACCTCCTGTTCAAACTTGGCCTG GTCAATTGTGCTGATTCACGTGTTGGGGATGCAAAAGTGCGTGGAATTAGTGGTGGTGAGAAGAAAAGATTGTCACTGGCATGTGAGCTAATCGCTAGTCCGTCTGTCATTTTTGCTGATGAACCAACTACAG GACTTGATGCCTTCCAGGCTGAGAAAGTTATGGAGACGCTCCGAAAACTTGCTCAGGATGGGCATACAGTCATTTGCTCCATTCACCAGCCTAGAGGTTCGGTATATGCAAAATTTGACGACATTGTGTTACTAACTGAAGGTTCACTTGTTTATGCTGGTCCTGCACACGATGAATCACTCAGCTATTTCTCAAAATTTGG GTATACATGTCCGGATCATGTGAACCCAGCGGAATTTTTGGCTGATCTAATTTCAGTGGACTATAGCTCTGCTGAGAGTGTGTATGCTTCTCAGAAAAGAATAGATGGTCTAGTCGAGTCATTTGCGGAActgacatcatcaactgtcTACGCAACTCCTCTTACCCGGCCAGATCCTAAGAACATAaagttgagaaaaaaaattgttgcCAAAAGTAAAGGTGATTGGTGGAGGCAATTCCGGTTACTTCTTAAACGGGCATGGCTGCAG GCTTGTCGTGATGGCCCGACAAACAAAATTCGTGCAAGGATGTCCATTGCTTCTGCTCTTATATTTGGCTCTGTCTTCTGGAGGATGGGAAGATCACAGACATCAATACAAGATAGAATGGGATTGCTCCAG GTTGCTGCTATAAACACTGCAATGGCTGCACTAACAAAGACTGTGGGTGTCTTTCCTAAGGAACGTGCAATAGTTGACAGAGAGAGAGCCAAAGGGTCCTATTCACTCGGTCCATATTTACTCTCAAAGTTGTTGGCTGAGGTTCCTGTTGGAGCTGCATTTCCCTTGCTTTTTGGTACCATTTTGTACCCCATGACTCTCCTTCATCCTGCAATGTCAAG ATTTGGGAAGTTCTGTGGTGTGGTTACCATTGAGTCTTTTGCTGCATCTGCCATGGGGCTAACTGTTGGTGCAATGGTTCCAACCACTGAAGCTGCTTTGGCATTAGGACCATCAGCCATGACACTTTTCATTGTATTTGGAGGTTATTATGTCAATGCAGAAAATACACCAATCATCTTTCGATGGATTCCCCGTGTTTCTCTCATCAGATG GGCATTCCAAGGGCTTTGCATCAATGAATTTAGTGGTCTTCAGTTTGATCATCAGCACTCGTTTGACGTTCAGTCTGGTGAACAA GCGCTTGAACGGCTCTCCTTTGGAGGCAGTCGGATCAAAGACACAGTGATagctcaaagtagaatcctttTATTTTGGTACTACACAACTTACCTTCTCCTGGAGAAAAACAAGCCGAAGTACCAGCGACTCGAGGCTCCACCTCTCAATCAAATACAACCACCAACAAAACTGAAGCATCCAGAAAGTGACTCCGAGGACTCATTCCAGCCACCTGAATCTCCCGTTTTTGACCAAG GTTCCAACCCGAAGGAGATGCCTGTGCAATAG
- the LOC140882656 gene encoding ABC transporter G family member 7 isoform X1: protein MLRIGGKGGRGGLGQILAAVAAALLLRLVSSPGPELLEPEEADEEKEGEAPARGKVEPVTIKWSHINCSLSDKSSKSVRFLLKNVSGEAKPGRLLAIMGPSGSGKTTLLNVLAGQIVASPRLHLSGLLEVNGRPFSNKAYKLAFVRQEDLFFSQLTVRETLSLAAELQLQDISSVQERDEYVDDLLFKLGLVNCADSRVGDAKVRGISGGEKKRLSLACELIASPSVIFADEPTTGLDAFQAEKVMETLRKLAQDGHTVICSIHQPRGSVYAKFDDIVLLTEGSLVYAGPAHDESLSYFSKFGYTCPDHVNPAEFLADLISVDYSSAESVYASQKRIDGLVESFAELTSSTVYATPLTRPDPKNIKLRKKIVAKSKGDWWRQFRLLLKRAWLQACRDGPTNKIRARMSIASALIFGSVFWRMGRSQTSIQDRMGLLQVAAINTAMAALTKTVGVFPKERAIVDRERAKGSYSLGPYLLSKLLAEVPVGAAFPLLFGTILYPMTLLHPAMSRFGKFCGVVTIESFAASAMGLTVGAMVPTTEAALALGPSAMTLFIVFGGYYVNAENTPIIFRWIPRVSLIRWAFQGLCINEFSGLQFDHQHSFDVQSGEQALERLSFGGSRIKDTVIAQSRILLFWYYTTYLLLEKNKPKYQRLEAPPLNQIQPPTKLKHPESDSEDSFQPPESPVFDQGKWNQPLESLPSEALNMFELEGW, encoded by the exons ATGCTCAGAATTGGCGGGAAAGGCGGTCGCGGCGGACTAGGCCAGATCCTGGCAGCGGTCGCGGCGGCGCTGCTACTCCGCCTGGTTTCCTCCCCGGGACCAGAGCTCCTGGAGCCGGAGGAGGCGGATGAAGAGAAGGAAGGAGAAGCCCCGGCGAGAGGGAAAGTTGAGCCGGTCACTATCAAGTGGAGCCACATCAACTGCTCTCTCTCTGATAAATCCTCTAAATCG GTGAGATTTTTGCTAAAAAATGTTAGTGGAGAGGCAAAACCTGGTAGGTTGCTCGCTATAATGGGTCCATCTGGATCTGGGAAGACTACTTTGCTCAATGTTTTGGCAGGTCAGATAGTTGCATCACCCAGATTACACCTGTCTGGACTTTTGGAAGTTAATGGACGACCATTTTCCAATAAAGCATACAA GTTAGCCTTTGTTAGGCAGGAGGATCTTTTTTTCTCTCAGTTGACTGTTCGAGAAACACTCTCTCTTGCTGCTGAACTCCAGCTGCAGGATATATCTTCAGTACAAGAGAGAGATGAATATGTAGATGACCTCCTGTTCAAACTTGGCCTG GTCAATTGTGCTGATTCACGTGTTGGGGATGCAAAAGTGCGTGGAATTAGTGGTGGTGAGAAGAAAAGATTGTCACTGGCATGTGAGCTAATCGCTAGTCCGTCTGTCATTTTTGCTGATGAACCAACTACAG GACTTGATGCCTTCCAGGCTGAGAAAGTTATGGAGACGCTCCGAAAACTTGCTCAGGATGGGCATACAGTCATTTGCTCCATTCACCAGCCTAGAGGTTCGGTATATGCAAAATTTGACGACATTGTGTTACTAACTGAAGGTTCACTTGTTTATGCTGGTCCTGCACACGATGAATCACTCAGCTATTTCTCAAAATTTGG GTATACATGTCCGGATCATGTGAACCCAGCGGAATTTTTGGCTGATCTAATTTCAGTGGACTATAGCTCTGCTGAGAGTGTGTATGCTTCTCAGAAAAGAATAGATGGTCTAGTCGAGTCATTTGCGGAActgacatcatcaactgtcTACGCAACTCCTCTTACCCGGCCAGATCCTAAGAACATAaagttgagaaaaaaaattgttgcCAAAAGTAAAGGTGATTGGTGGAGGCAATTCCGGTTACTTCTTAAACGGGCATGGCTGCAG GCTTGTCGTGATGGCCCGACAAACAAAATTCGTGCAAGGATGTCCATTGCTTCTGCTCTTATATTTGGCTCTGTCTTCTGGAGGATGGGAAGATCACAGACATCAATACAAGATAGAATGGGATTGCTCCAG GTTGCTGCTATAAACACTGCAATGGCTGCACTAACAAAGACTGTGGGTGTCTTTCCTAAGGAACGTGCAATAGTTGACAGAGAGAGAGCCAAAGGGTCCTATTCACTCGGTCCATATTTACTCTCAAAGTTGTTGGCTGAGGTTCCTGTTGGAGCTGCATTTCCCTTGCTTTTTGGTACCATTTTGTACCCCATGACTCTCCTTCATCCTGCAATGTCAAG ATTTGGGAAGTTCTGTGGTGTGGTTACCATTGAGTCTTTTGCTGCATCTGCCATGGGGCTAACTGTTGGTGCAATGGTTCCAACCACTGAAGCTGCTTTGGCATTAGGACCATCAGCCATGACACTTTTCATTGTATTTGGAGGTTATTATGTCAATGCAGAAAATACACCAATCATCTTTCGATGGATTCCCCGTGTTTCTCTCATCAGATG GGCATTCCAAGGGCTTTGCATCAATGAATTTAGTGGTCTTCAGTTTGATCATCAGCACTCGTTTGACGTTCAGTCTGGTGAACAA GCGCTTGAACGGCTCTCCTTTGGAGGCAGTCGGATCAAAGACACAGTGATagctcaaagtagaatcctttTATTTTGGTACTACACAACTTACCTTCTCCTGGAGAAAAACAAGCCGAAGTACCAGCGACTCGAGGCTCCACCTCTCAATCAAATACAACCACCAACAAAACTGAAGCATCCAGAAAGTGACTCCGAGGACTCATTCCAGCCACCTGAATCTCCCGTTTTTGACCAAGGTAAATGGAACCAGCCACTTGAATCCCTTCCCTCTGAAGCACTTAATATGTTTGAGCTAGAAGGTTGGTAA
- the LOC140875724 gene encoding uncharacterized protein has protein sequence MASTSALFVASPIRRFEPIPRTNYRLRRHTNVITTTTFARRREVHDQNFGGRNIVDENMIVLRKRIREVERDDEDNDDEEEEPPAGWMGWEKDIYPSYDMIICDAMRLLQSYLMETRPCFALGMLGLIALSVPISSAVVLFNLLELCRGVFSALHIIIS, from the coding sequence ATGGCATCAACTTCCGCCCTATTCGTGGCCTCACCGATCCGCCGGTTCGAACCGATCCCGAGAACGAATTATCGACTAAGGAGACATACTAATGTCATCACGACGACTACATTCGCGAGAAGGAGAGAAGTCCACGATCAGAACTTCGGCGGGAGGAATATCGTGGACGAGAACATGATCGTCCTCCGCAAGAGAATCCGCGAGGTCGAGAGGGACGACGAAGACAACGACGACGAGGAGGAGGAGCCTCCTGCGGGGTGGATGGGTTGGGAGAAAGATATCTACCCGAGCTACGACATGATCATATGCGATGCTATGAGATTGTTGCAATCATATTTGATGGAGACGAGGCCATGCTTTGCATTAGGCATGCTTGGACTCATAGCATTGAGTGTCCCGATTTCAAGTGCTGTTGTTTTATTCAATCTGCTGGAATTGTGTAGAGGAGTTTTCTCTGCTCTTCATATAATTATAAGCTAA